One window of Methanobacterium alkalithermotolerans genomic DNA carries:
- a CDS encoding 2-phosphoglycerate kinase, giving the protein MIMVQGEVSGKKYTEPFSKGVLARSLTRAEMDPNKAHTFASQIEAHLKAEKVEVITIDEMVRIVCEKLREENEEIAEKYVAWRRIRKCKEPLIILIGGASGVGTSSIAFEVANRLGIRNMISTDMIREVMRKIVGKELVPTIYESSYTAYRSLRIPPPPEFDEVLIGFRDHVDTVSIGVEAVIERALKEGISIVIEGVHIVPGFIREDLVNKENVAMFVLTVSDENVHKGRFYSRCRQMWARRPLKRYMSYYWAIRRTHKYFESQANKFNVPVIENIDVVTTIDSIIKSLTKTNGGVKNAEKPKS; this is encoded by the coding sequence ATGATAATGGTTCAAGGAGAAGTAAGTGGAAAAAAATATACCGAACCTTTTTCTAAGGGTGTTCTGGCCAGATCTTTAACTAGGGCTGAAATGGATCCAAACAAAGCCCATACTTTTGCTTCTCAAATCGAGGCTCACCTTAAAGCAGAAAAAGTTGAAGTCATCACCATTGATGAAATGGTACGCATAGTCTGTGAAAAATTAAGAGAAGAAAATGAAGAAATTGCAGAAAAATATGTGGCCTGGAGAAGAATAAGAAAATGCAAAGAACCATTAATTATTCTTATTGGAGGAGCATCCGGGGTAGGTACTTCTTCTATAGCATTTGAAGTTGCCAACCGCCTGGGTATCAGGAATATGATTAGTACGGATATGATACGGGAAGTAATGCGTAAAATAGTAGGTAAAGAGCTAGTACCCACCATATATGAGTCAAGTTATACTGCCTACCGGTCTTTACGAATACCTCCTCCTCCTGAATTTGATGAAGTTCTCATTGGATTTAGAGATCACGTGGATACGGTTAGTATCGGTGTAGAAGCAGTAATTGAAAGAGCCCTCAAAGAAGGTATCAGCATTGTAATCGAAGGGGTTCATATTGTACCGGGTTTTATTAGAGAAGACCTGGTTAATAAGGAAAACGTGGCCATGTTTGTACTCACCGTTTCTGATGAAAATGTGCATAAGGGAAGATTCTACTCTCGATGCAGACAAATGTGGGCTAGAAGGCCATTAAAAAGATATATGAGTTATTATTGGGCCATAAGGAGAACCCACAAATACTTTGAAAGTCAAGCTAATAAGTTCAATGTACCGGTGATTGAAAATATTGATGTGGTCACCACCATTGATTCAATTATTAAATCTCTTACAAAAACTAACGGGGGTGTAAAAAATGCTGAAAAACCTAAAAGTTAA
- a CDS encoding CBS domain-containing protein — translation MLKNLKVKEIMTNDVITVSPEEDVVFAFEKLMKYKISALPVVQDKKLQGIVTASDLGHNLILDNYELGTTVEKAMVLDVACVLPDDDLSSAVNKMKEHGSEGGIVNQLVVIEDGEIKGILSDGDIIKALKTDS, via the coding sequence ATGCTGAAAAACCTAAAAGTTAAAGAAATAATGACCAATGATGTTATTACTGTTTCACCAGAAGAAGACGTGGTATTCGCCTTTGAAAAATTAATGAAATACAAAATTAGTGCCTTACCAGTGGTTCAGGATAAAAAACTACAGGGTATTGTCACTGCTTCAGATTTAGGTCATAACCTGATTCTGGATAACTACGAACTGGGAACCACGGTAGAAAAAGCAATGGTACTGGATGTGGCCTGTGTCCTCCCTGATGATGATCTTTCTTCAGCAGTAAATAAAATGAAGGAACATGGCTCAGAAGGCGGCATAGTAAATCAACTGGTGGTTATTGAGGATGGAGAAATAAAAGGAATTTTATCTGATGGAGATATAATAAAAGCTCTTAAAACTGATTCCTGA